The sequence TGCGAGCCGCCCGCCGACCGCACAAGCACAGCGATAGCACCGAGCCGCCCCGCCGCCGCGGCTCCGTTAAATCGGTACGCAACGGCCTGCCCATATGCCGCCCCGCCAAAGCCGCTTGCCTGAAGGTCGGTGTCGAACTTGTAATTGAACATCACGATCTTTCCGGCGATCTTGTCACGGCCGAGCCGGTTCAGTTCGTTGAAGTCTTTCACCACGACGACCTCGCCGGTCAGCCCGTCCGCCGGGGTCCCGATGCTGCCGCCCAGCGCCGTCAGAGTAATGCTCTGCCGGTTGCCCGGTGCCATACCATCCCATTCGACGAGCTCGCCGCGTTCTTCACCGCGAACCCAATTCGGGACCATCACTTTTTGGAGGCGAACCTCCAGCCCCAGCCGGCGCATCTCAGCGGCGACGTACTCGACCGCGCGGGCCGCTCCCGCTGAGCCTGACAGGCGCGGGCCGATATTGTTTGAAAGGTAGCCCGCCTGCTCGTAGGCATATCGCCCGTGCAAGGCCGCGTCCTGAACGCGTTTCAGATCGGAGAGTGTCGTCTCGCTATACAGCAGCGGTGTGGGCGACGGAGCCTGCGACAGAACGCCGGAGCTAAGAGCAAGGGCAAGGAATATACCCGGCAACGATCTTCGAAGTGTCATAAGCGTCATTCTACCGTTCGGTTGCCGTCTTTACGCAGCGTTATGAGATAATGTTTCTGTTCTACATATCTTTAAGTCCTTGGAGAGGTGAAAATGAAGCGCTTTCTATCTGTCTTCGCATTGGTTATCGTCGGCGTCGCAGCGGCGTCAGCTCAGTTTGGCATCAACGACCTCATCAACGTAAAACGTGTGGGCGACCCGCAGCTATCGCCTGACGGCCGCACCGTCGCGTACGTCGTCGGAGTTGTTGACAAGGCCGCAAATCGCACTGTTAATCAGGTGTGGATCGTCGGCATCGACGGCCGCGATCAGCGACAACTCACGACGGGCACGTCATCGGCGAGCAGCCCGAGATGGTCGCCGGACGGCAAGAAGCTCGCATATGTAACGGGCGGCCAGATCTGGACCATGGACGGTGATGATGGCGGCGACAAACGGCAGGTCACCAAACTTTCGTCCGGAGCTTCACAGCCGGTCTGGTCTCCAGACGGGCGCTGGATAGCATTTCTCTCCGAGGTCTATCCAGCCTGTCAAACTGACGAGTGTAACAAGGCCGAAGACGACAAGGCAGAGGCCAGCAAGGTAAAGGCGCATGTCACCGAGAGGCTCCTCTTCAAACACTGGGACTCGTGGACCGATCGTAAACGGACCCACACCTTTCTCATCTCGGTGGGCGGAGGCACGGCCCGCGACATAACGCCGGGCGATTTTGACTCGCCGCCCTACGGCGCGGCGTCCGGCACGGACATGGCATTTTCGCCTGACGGCCGCTACCTCGCTTACCTGCGAAATCCCGATAAGGTAGAGGCCGTGTCCACGAACAGCGACATCTACTGGTACGACCTCCAGGCGAACACTACCAAGAATATTACTCAGGGAATGAAGGGCTATGACACCTCGCCGGTCTTCACGCCGGACGGCAAGTATATGCTCTTCCTCTCGATGGCGACAGCCACGTTTGAGGCCGACCGAAATCGTATTATGCGATACGATCCGCGCTCCGGCGAGATCGTGGAATTAACTCGCGGCTTTGACCTTCAGGCCTCCAATATCATCTCTTCCCCGGACAGCCGAACCGTTTATTTTACCGCCGAAGAGCGTGGACACAAGCCGATCTTCAGTGTCCCGGTCGAACCTGACTTTCGCCTAAGGATCGCCACCCATGTCAACAAGGTCGCTGACGCAGGCTATGCGGCCAATCTCGATATTTCGCCGGACGGACGAACGCTGACGTACCTTTCCAGCACCGCTGCGACCGCAGCAGAGATATTTCGAGTTGGCAGTGACGGCACGGGCACGGCCGCTGTCACGAATATCACCGGGCCGGGCCTTGATCGCTTCCGCCTGCAGAAGGCTGAGGACCTCAACTGGAAAGGCGCGCTCAATGCGAACGTTCATGGCTTCATCATCAAGCCCGCGGGATTCGATCCTGCAAGGAAGTATCCGCTCGTCGTTCTTATTCACGGGGGCCCGCAGGGAGCCTTTAACGACAACTGGGGCTATCGGTGGAATCCTCAGGTCTGGGCCAATCAGGGTTACGTGGTCTTTATGCCGAACTTTCGCGGCTCGACCGGTTACGGCCAGAAGTTTGTCAATGAGATCACCGGCGACTGGGGCGGCAAGGCATTCATCGATCTAAAGAACGGCGTCGCCGAGATGGTCAAAAAACCTTATATTGACCGCTCGCGTATAGGTGGAGCAGGTGCAAGTTATGGCGGTTATATGGTCGATTGGCTGTTGGGACACAACAATGACCCGAGATTCAAGTTCAAGGTCTTTCTCTCTCACGCGGGCGTGTATAACCTCGAGAGCATGGCCACCGCGACCGAAGAGCTCTGGTTCGTCAACTGGGAATTCAAAGGGATGCCTTGGGAGAACCCCGTCAATTACGATCGATGGTCGCCACACAAGTTCGCTAAGAACTTCAGCACGCCGACTCTTGTTACCGCCGGCGAACTCGATTATCGCGTGCCATACGACCAAAGCCTGCAGCTTTACACGACGCTCCAGCTGAAAGGCGTGCCTTCAAAGCTCGTGATGTTCCCGGACGAAGGACACTGGATCCTTAAGCCCCAGAACTCCGAGTTCTGGCACAACCAAGTGATGGATTGGTTCCGAACATATTTGAAACCATGATCTTTTGACTTCCATATGACGATCAAGAAGCTTTATTCGTTTCTCTTGGCCGCGACGTTCGCGATCGCGGCCGATACTGCATCCGGTCAACGGCCTCGCCCGGATTTCAATCGCCCGCAGACCTTCGACGCACAGCATTACGTCCTCCGAGCATCGTTTGACCGGGTCAATAAGAAGGTCATCGGTGACACAACGGTCGTGCTCAAGCCGATTGCCTCGCCGTTCAGGACCTTTGACCTCGATGCCGTCGATCTGGCGTTCACTTCAGTTACGCTCGAACCTGATGGGGCAAATCTTCAATATCAGCTATCGCCCGGCAAGGTAACCATCACGCTGCCAAAGAATTACGGGCCCGATGACACCATCTCCGTCCGCCTGAAGTATACCGCCCAGCCAAAGAAGGGCGTCTACTTTGTTGCAGCGACGAAGGAACACTCAGAACAGATCTGGACACAGGGTGAACCTGACGAGGCAAGGCACTGGTTCCCTTCGTTCGACTTTCCCTCGGACAAGGCAACCACCGAGCAGTACATAACTGCCGAACGGGGAGAAACCGTCGTCGGGAACGGCGAACTGCTCGGCAAGAGTGATAACGGCGATAATACCGAGACCTGGCATTACAAGATGCCGGTACCGCATTCTGTCTATCTGGTCTCATTCGTTATCGGCAAGTACGCCAAGGTCGAGGATAAGTACGGCGATGTCCCACTCGGGTATTACATCTATCCGGGCCGTGAACAGACGGCAAGAAATGCATATGGCCGCACAGCCGAGATGATGAAGGCCTACGAAGAAGTAACCGGCGTAAAGTTCCCCTACAACAAGTACGACCAGACGGTCGTCGCTACGTTCCAGTTTGGCGGTATGGAAAATATTACCGCGACCACCATGGCCGACACCGAGATCATGATGGCGGACAGCGATTGGGGCCGCAACTTTACCATCGATCTCGTCTCGCATGAGCTCGCCCATTCGTGGTTTGGTGACCTCGTTACCTGCAAGAATTGGGCGGAGCTATGGCTCAACGAGGGATTTGCTACCTTTATGGAGGCCGTGTACCGTGAGAAGGTTTTCGGCCGTGCGGATTATCTGGCAAAGGTCCGCACAGACGCGGCTAACTTCTTCATCGACGATGCGATCACAAAACGTCGGCACGGGCTCTACAACTTGCGCGCCGGCGAGGTCGAAAAGCTCTTTGACACTTCAGCCGTGACCTATAACAAGGGCGGCGTTGTGTTGTATATGCTTCGCGAACAGGTTGGCGACGAGGCGTTTTGGAGAGCGGTCAATATCTACCTTGAGCGTCACAAATTTGCCAGCGTCGAAACGCCCGACCTGCTCAGGGCAATGGAGGAAGCCTCGGGCCAGGAACTCGACTGGTTCTTTGACCAGTGGGTCTATGCAACCGGCCATCCGAAGCTCGATGTAAAGCGAACTTATTCGGCGCGAAGGAAGACGCTCACGCTGACTGTCACACAGACGCAGCGTATCGACCCGCTTATTCCGTCAGCATTCAGACTGCCTGTTGATCTTGAGATCAAAACGGCACGCGGGACGGCAACACAGAAACTCGAC is a genomic window of Chloracidobacterium sp. containing:
- a CDS encoding S9 family peptidase, whose product is MKRFLSVFALVIVGVAAASAQFGINDLINVKRVGDPQLSPDGRTVAYVVGVVDKAANRTVNQVWIVGIDGRDQRQLTTGTSSASSPRWSPDGKKLAYVTGGQIWTMDGDDGGDKRQVTKLSSGASQPVWSPDGRWIAFLSEVYPACQTDECNKAEDDKAEASKVKAHVTERLLFKHWDSWTDRKRTHTFLISVGGGTARDITPGDFDSPPYGAASGTDMAFSPDGRYLAYLRNPDKVEAVSTNSDIYWYDLQANTTKNITQGMKGYDTSPVFTPDGKYMLFLSMATATFEADRNRIMRYDPRSGEIVELTRGFDLQASNIISSPDSRTVYFTAEERGHKPIFSVPVEPDFRLRIATHVNKVADAGYAANLDISPDGRTLTYLSSTAATAAEIFRVGSDGTGTAAVTNITGPGLDRFRLQKAEDLNWKGALNANVHGFIIKPAGFDPARKYPLVVLIHGGPQGAFNDNWGYRWNPQVWANQGYVVFMPNFRGSTGYGQKFVNEITGDWGGKAFIDLKNGVAEMVKKPYIDRSRIGGAGASYGGYMVDWLLGHNNDPRFKFKVFLSHAGVYNLESMATATEELWFVNWEFKGMPWENPVNYDRWSPHKFAKNFSTPTLVTAGELDYRVPYDQSLQLYTTLQLKGVPSKLVMFPDEGHWILKPQNSEFWHNQVMDWFRTYLKP
- a CDS encoding M1 family metallopeptidase codes for the protein MTIKKLYSFLLAATFAIAADTASGQRPRPDFNRPQTFDAQHYVLRASFDRVNKKVIGDTTVVLKPIASPFRTFDLDAVDLAFTSVTLEPDGANLQYQLSPGKVTITLPKNYGPDDTISVRLKYTAQPKKGVYFVAATKEHSEQIWTQGEPDEARHWFPSFDFPSDKATTEQYITAERGETVVGNGELLGKSDNGDNTETWHYKMPVPHSVYLVSFVIGKYAKVEDKYGDVPLGYYIYPGREQTARNAYGRTAEMMKAYEEVTGVKFPYNKYDQTVVATFQFGGMENITATTMADTEIMMADSDWGRNFTIDLVSHELAHSWFGDLVTCKNWAELWLNEGFATFMEAVYREKVFGRADYLAKVRTDAANFFIDDAITKRRHGLYNLRAGEVEKLFDTSAVTYNKGGVVLYMLREQVGDEAFWRAVNIYLERHKFASVETPDLLRAMEEASGQELDWFFDQWVYATGHPKLDVKRTYSARRKTLTLTVTQTQRIDPLIPSAFRLPVDLEIKTARGTATQKLDISKRVQTFALKVDGKPTVTKFDPASKLMLMTVKERPLVSVR